CTCTTCTACTACCAAAAAACGCTCAATTGGAAGAAGGAAGGCACCAGATCATAGAGAAGGAATGGAATAGCCATGGGCCACAATGACagggaaagagggaaagagatGCGAAAATCGAGTATCAGATGCTAACATGTCACCTCCCAACACCTCTCTTCACTGATCCTATGGTTCTCCCACCATCACGAGAACGACTGCCTTCAGGAAAGATGTGAACCCACCCACCACTGTTCAATTTTGATATAGCCATGTCCATACCCTGAAAAATGTACGACAGACAAAATATATTAGATTTTATGATGGCCATAAAACCCCAAAAGATACAGTTGCAACATTGTCATAATACTCATAGAGGACACAGTTTCCAATTGTCAAATGTGGAAGGTATCATTGCGATTTACAAAAAATCCTCAGATGGTCATTATCGTGCACCATGGTAACATATTAAGTGATTGAGAGAGAAAAACTGAGTGAAGACATTCATTTCCGATAATGAAATCGAAACCTGGAGGTTTCGTATTTTACAATCTACATGGGCTATCTTCAAAAAAGTGGAACCATTATCACAGATGAAACACCGCAAGGCAACACAGAACTTGGATCTGCGCAGAACTCAAATACAAAGTCACAGCCCAAAGATGACGAAACACAGAAAAAGAAACGATGAGATGGATTCATTTCCAAAAGAGTACACAATGTCCAACAAAAACAACAAACAAGCCATGATGCACATTCTATATAGCCTTCCCGACTTGATCAAAGTAAACAAGTATGCAAAAtgcgataaagaaaaataaaactatgATTATAAACATAGAGAAGAACAAACCATGCCAATAGAGAAAAAGCGAGGCTATGCAAGAACCTCCATCTAGTTGAATGTCATTACCTTTTGATAAATCCCCTCACCACGTGAAACTGGCAGAACTTTTACGGATTGAAAGAATGCAGAAGTCACGGGATTGCTAAAACATCGATCAGTTGCACAAAGTGTCCATCTCAGGTTATGAGCATCCAATAGAACACTTGGAGGGAGAAGTGAAGCGATAACAAATGGATCATCCACAGAAGCAACATGATTGCTTACCTAAATGACAAGATCCTTGGTTAGTCATCTCTACCAACATGTTAAAAGGATCATAAAAGGAAGAGCTTAGATGCCCGATTTGCAGGCAGGCTGATCTATACCGTGAGAAGGGGCTTATTTTTGGGTCTGTGAAGCAGTGCATCATGTAGCTTCTCTACACCATATACCTGccataacaaaaaatatttcaataacTCCATGCCTGAGACTTCAGAAAGGGTAGACAGTTCCCAGCCAAGCAAACTGGTCCCACCTGAACACGATTTAGGCCATGCATAAACACATGGCACATATTCCCTAAAACAGGCACAGCAACAGCTCGAACCATTCGAAGGGCAATAGAATCTCCTTCAGCATTAAATTCCTCGCTGACTGTTgtacgaaaaattcaaaagtcaacatttgcaccTTACTTCTCTCAAAGGAGTTAAAAATAAACATTACGTATAAAATATAAAGCATTTAAAATATCCACCCCAGAGATTCCAGCACACaaggtaaaaaggaaaatttcatgcACTAAGTATATCAAACCTGTAATGGAATGATAAACTGAACTTAGTTATTATGAGTAATTCATCAGATGCGCTGAGGAGTTTGGTTTCCTCAACTTGAGGACGCAATACCAGGCTgtcttttaaacattttaatgtaCCTATATAAAGAAGGTTATGCTATCATATAATTCGCCCCGGCAAATATCAAAGAAGTCATTCAACTGTCAGTCATCTTTGCTTTTAACAGTTGAAACCCGATTTGTATAGCAGTCGTCATTATCCTTTACAAAACAATCAGCAATCGCTGTCACTTCATTGTGCTATATGAAATTTCTTTACAAAAATTATGCCTTTACACAAGCAGCTACAAAACATACGTGGCACACTATCGGCGCCACATTGTAATCTCCTGGGCATATTGGTCACCATAAGGGTTCCAAATTCCATATTTATGGAGGAAAAGCCCACATCCAGTGGCAAGCCATGCTTAGTCACTATGCTAATTAGCTCGCCATTGATTTCTCCATTATATCTGTTCCTCGTCCTCGGCTTAGATTGCGGTTTTCACCCATTTCATAACTCTACTTATTAAATCACTTGGCTGGTCAGCTTCGCTAAACACTATCTCCTAGCAATTGACTCTCGAAATCTTAGCTCCCACTAATTCCTCATTGATCCAACTAGCATGACTTTACATTAACCCTCTGATCAACATTAAAAAGCATGTACAGAGAATAAGAAAATAGAGCTGGTAACAAAGGACTTTGaaatccttattttttccttcatttaatttttttccttttgcgatCGCAATAAGAATTGTCATCACTCCACTTTCATCTCATTGATCGAGCTTTTACTTCAGCCTATCCCCATGGATAAGAAGTTGCTTTTTAAATTTGATACCATTCACATAATTGACAGCAGGCCGACTTATCCATCATTAGATTATTTGTCCTGACCTTTGTTAAATCCCTGCATTAGTCAAACGTTATGTTGTGACCAAATCAGATGATTCAAGTATACCAGAAGACGCATTATTGGCTTGCAACATGGACCGTATGTGAAAATGCATATGGTAAAATTTCATAGTTTTCTCAACCATCGCATCAAGGGAACCTAGCCAGCAAATTTTAATGTCCTTAAAATTAATCCTGAATAAatcttcaatttatttttcagctATTCCTTGACATACAAGATTACACATGACACAAGTTCTAGTATTCCTATACACGAAACAGGTCAAAAGGTACTTTCTCAATGTACACATTGAAATCATCCGTGCATTTATTTTCCACACGAGGAATTTAAAACTCCACAACAGCGTCATGTGGGCATTGTAAGCCGGTTCCATATCATCCAAAGCATCTTAAAAACCTTCACGAGCAACATGAACGAGATCAACTGGCATCATAAATAGTCCCTCAGGCTACGTATTCTAAAATGATACAGAGTGAATCAAGCTATCAGCCAAATGAAATTTACATCCAAAAGCATGTGCCATGTACAAGCACATCAAAGCACCTGATGACCGCGGCCTCCACTTCGGAAAGGGGGAAAGAAACCTTTCGAATTCAATAATAGCTAGCTGGAAAGATGAAAAACCCAAGAACAAACATCCTCAATCCTCAACTCCGTTTCATCGATGGGATGACTGCTCCGCCATCTAACGCCTACGCCACAACACAAGTGCGGGAATCAACCGGAGAATGCACAATACCTCTCTTGCGGTAgaaggacgacgacgacggcaaAGAATCCCTCCGGAAATCTCGGAACGTCTGGAGCCAACGCTGCACAGTCGAGGAGAAGTAACCGTCGGTGAGCAACGCCCGCCCGCGACGGTGCTTATCGACGGCAACGACCCTGAAACGGTCCCTTAGCCGGAGCTGCAGAGACCGAGCTTTGCTCTTCCACAGATCGCCTCTTTCGAACCACTGCACGCCCATGTCTCTAGACGCGAAACCCGCTAGTCAGACTGTCGGGCACATACACacgaaggagggagagagaaagatcaGAGAGCGGTGGCCATGGAAATGCGCAGAGAgaggtggagagagaggagagaagcgCGAGCGTAGAGCGAGAAAGAGGGTTTATACTTATAGGGGGAAACAGAGGTCGTTACTATTACTAACGTGAGCAAGGGGGGGTGCGTAGTGCGCACATTCTTCTGGATAGGGAGGAAAGTATCCGCGGGCCCACCCACTTTGGACCCATGTGGCAACAACATTGGCGTGAAAGGGCCCACCACTTTTGACGAACCGGAGATGGAAATAGGACCGCTCTTTCCAGAACAATCCAAAGGGGAAATTTTTTCCAACTTGCATATTTACGGTTAAGCGACTGACATGtgtattttgaattatttttgtaatcGACTAGTGTCGTTTGTTGGTAGCACATTGGATGATTGTCGGAAAGGGACAAAATGAGTAGTTCTAAGAGAACCGGATTGAGATTATTTGACAGtgaagttagaaaaaaaaataagacaaatGATGCATTTCTATTAGGGATACTGTGTTTGGAAGCGTTCATGATCTTGAATGGATGATGAACAATTTTTCGAAAGAAATTGAGCGAAGAAGTGTTAATCGAGTGATTTCGTGATAAATAAATATTAGTTGGTAGCTTTTACTTTTGATGCAATGGtaattctgaaaagaaaaaagtgagagaAACAACATTTTTGACCTAAAATTATAGATGCATAATTGATATTAGACTACATATTCTTTGACTCTCATACGATTTTCTTTTATCACAACCAACCAATGGAAATCGATTGACCACTGCCAAAAAGAAGATGAGaacattaccaaaaaagtcttaaacttattgcaattatatcaattcaatcataaactttttttttcccgttttaGTTAtgaaccttttacaattatgtcaattcaattcatttagcAGGCTAAAGCCAACATGGCTCTGTCGGCGCtaatgtgataattttttaataattattttaacattttaaattttttaaataattttttctatctttttttgaGGGTTTGGGCAAGAAAGGGTACCAACTGCTCCAAACccttaaaatggaaaaaaattaaaaaaattaaaaaaattattaaaaattgtcacgttagCACCGATCgaccaaatgaactgaattagcacttaaaagatttaacactcaattgacaaaaaaaaaattaaggaccgaattgatacaatcacaataaatttagggcttttttgttaattctcACGAAAGAAGGCACGTGAGATTTAAATGCTCATTCTctttcgttcttctttttcaatctattcttcttccttcttccattCGTTTCCCATTCTTCATAGTAAGCATACCGGCAATAACTCTTGTATCAGACCCAACTTGAACACATCTATGACCTGAATTCAGATCAACCCATATCTTCTGCCTCCACGCGGGCGCTCCAAGTTCAGTTCTTCAGTTCCCTCTCAAACAACTCTTGCAAAGCAGCACTCCATGGGAAGAAAGTTTCATAGTACAAAACAGAAACAACCGATACAACCTCATTGAGATTTAGGTCAATATATGACTTCGATCAACTTGATGCGTGCACAATTTGTTCTCCCCCATGTGGTGCACATTTCAGGTGGGATCCCGGCTCCAACCCTGCGAGATAATGTCCCTCACATCAGAAGAATgtaaaatgatttcaatttgaAGCAGAGTTAACATAGATACGAATATAAGGCAGCTTAAAGCATATTCCGTATCGTGGATTTTGGCTCTGCACTCAAGAACTCAGTCTGCTAGTTAGCATCCTTTTCATCACTTCAGCGGGATggcaaaggaaaaaacaagCGACTACATTTGTTTTCTTGATTTGGATAAAGTGATAGTTAGTAGAACGTGAAATTGAAATGTTTGCAGATGACGGAAACTATGCAAGAATGTTACTTTGGCACCTACGTGAAGGATGCCAAAACGTGTGCTGCCATGGGAAGATTGCTAGCAGATGAAAATTTGATAATTTGGCTTCAAACCTCCCACATTCAAATAGTTGACATCAACTGCAACATCCCCTAAATCATCTGGACAGTGAAACCAAGCGGCATTAGTTAATTCTGtccaaaatattctgccggaacCAAAGTTCCCGACAAAAGTCAAACATTTCCCCATTGAGTTGATCTCCAAATGAAATTCAAATAAGAGGGAAAACAGATGAAATGAAACCTTCGTATAAAGTCCTAGCAAACTGTACATATTCAGGGATCAGATCCTGGTATATAATTCCATCTGGGCGAGCATCCAGCACCACAAGGACTCCTGTTTCATCACCACCCGATTCAAGTGAGCCACTAAATTGTAAAACAAAAGGACTGCAAAACGAACCACGTGTCAGTGCCAACACCAAGCACCTTAATTACCAGCTGAAATACCAGTAAAAGATACAGATATCCAGACAATTGCGATGAATTAAAAGGAGATACCAAACGAGCCATTTCAAGATGTTCCGCAAACAAAAGCAGGGTTCATCAGGAATTGGAAAGGCTCAGCTGACTATTATGAAATGACATATTTTACATTCTCTGGCAAAGAAAAATGCATACCACAGAGAATTACCTGGTGACACCCAAGAATTGGTGGAACTGCTTGGTAACGGAGCAAGCCAAAGAATGTTCCGCAAGTTCATTGAATCATCATATGTTACGTTTGAACCTGAAATGCAGCTAACAGCCTGAGTAACAAAAACATGGACTGGACAAAAGAACTAATAACTTCCAATGCAATATGCAAGACTGCATTTTTCCATCCCAAAAAATTTGCAGATTCTTCTGATTACAACGTATGAAACTGTACTAAATTTTCAGCAGTCTAGAAGTTTGGCACAAGAATGAAGGACAGTATATGTACAATGTCTCTACAAGGTCTTTACCTGTTTGGCAGTAACCCATATAGTACGGAAACACTTCCTTGTCATAGGAGGGGTACTCCTTAGCATGAAACCTACCATGAGTGACGCTCTAACGTCAGTAAATGCACCTAAACAGATACATCTCATGCTTAATGCCCAGCACATAAATTTCCTCCTCTAAAGGCCTCCTCAGTGGAGTACAATCATACCGAAGAGAAGTACGGTTACTTACAATATACCAAGCCTCCCAGTGTCATTGGCGAGAAAAAGGTGACCGTGGAAAAAATCATAGCGGCTCAATGTCACGTCCAACCCAACAGCAGAACCACGGGATTCGATGAGTTCGAATAAAAACTTAAGGTATGCATTTAGCTCCTGAAAACAAACAAACTAGAAAAATGTTTCACCATTCTCCAGTCTTGGGAAAGAAACACATGGTTGTGATAATAATGCAAACCTCACTAATGAAGCGCCTTCCATAGGGCGCTCTCGTGAGCTCGCATCTGTCCTCTTTTGATCCTTCAACATCAGGGACCTATAACAATCATATGTGGCATGACATGAGCAATCTCAAGACTCTGGCACAGAACAATTACGAAAATCGATCTCGTCTTCTCGTCGCGTACACACTGAATTATTTCAAGTGAATCTGTGCATCGTTTGGTCTAATTATCCTTCTCCCAAAAATGAATCCTATCTAAAGATTCCCATAAGAGTATGAAATTGAACCTTCGAGTTCTAACAACGACGGATACAGGCTCAAGCATTGATCGAAATTGCGTCACTGTTTGATCAAATTCAAACAGTGACGTAATTACAGGCGATTCTTCTGCGACTTTGCAGATTCCGGAAATCACTTACAGCAATAGGTGTGGGATCGATGGCGCGATGGATAGCTCCGACATCGCCGCCGGAGTCCACGGCGAGCCGTGCCAGCTCGAGGACCGGCTCGGGAGGCCACCAGATGAGCCGGTCCTCGTCTCTCCGCCTCTCGCATTCGGCCCTCCGACCTTGAACTCCATCGCCGACGATCAGCTTCCGGTTGACGGAGGAGCATTTGGAGGTCGTCCTCGGAGAGAAAGGGACCAGGAACCTGAAGCAGGATCGGAGCCTACCGGCGATGACGGGGTTgaccgaggaggaggagtgggCGGTGGCGGGGCCGAGGAGGGAGAGCAAGTCGGAGGGAGTGGCTTTGGGGATTGGAGACGAGGGCGATGAGGAAGGCGACGAAGAGGATctgagagagaggaaggagtgGGAGCAGGTTGAGTAtgaggcggagagagagagcgagaggagGAAGGTGAGTCGCAGAGAGAGACTGGTCTTGCTCACCAtgtctctctcgcgcgcgctcTGCGCGGGGATATCGCCGGAGCTGAGGCACCCCGCGGGGGACAGACCTTTAATGAAATGAATCGGGTCCCCGATTTCCGACCCGATCAAAAGTCAAAACCGGGTGTCCATCTCCAGTATTAAACTTCAATGGCTCCGAAAAAATGATCCAACCAAATAAATTTCAGGATCTCGGAAAAATGTTGAACTTCTGGAAGATGTAGAAactgatttttacaaaatacgACAGGATTACGATCCCAACACTCGCGCCCGGGTTTGTCGAGGTCTTGGCTAAGGACCCCCAAGGCTAGGCCCGAGTTCCTGGCGCCTGTGCGTGGATGCCCAACTCCCGCGTTCGAGTACGCTCGTGTCCGGGGTTTCTCGAGGTCGGGAGGCCAGTCCCGAGTTCCCGGTGCCTGTGCCCAGATACCCGACTCCGCTCTCACCAGCACCCAAACCTGAGTCTCCGAGAGGCCAAGCTCGAGTCCTCGGCAACCAGGCTCAAGTGTTCAGAAACGCTCCTGACTCCCTAAAGTGGCTCGACACGCATTTATAGCATTCGGTCGCGATCAGCTCAAAGATATTTTCAGCTGGAGATCCAGGATGCCCGAGCCGCGCTTCGGGTCTCTAAAAGTATCCCTCGTCGCTTGAATGCAGGCTTGGTTTATCTGAAATAGAGCCAATTTTTCATATAGCaattctcctctctctttttcaagatcgtgttcgatttttttaactcactttcGAGGAAAATAGCAGTAAACACAACGGCTGCGACAGAGTATATTCGACTAATTGAATTACCAAAACAATCGTGGATCGTGGACTATATACAAAAGGCATATGTCAAACAACCCAGTTGCccaacaaaacaaacaagcccAACTTTCGCGACAAGAACCGAAAAACTTAGATGAGACAGTTACAAGATATCCGCTATTACAATACCAACCAAAGGTCCACAGACACCATCGGCATTTTCATCGAACGCCGTCAGAGATAATATCAGCAATGTTTTGTACGCAAATCAATGCGCGGCGACCCCGGCTTCGCCGCCAGCAGAGAGCAGCGGCTCTGTTTCCGGAGCGCCTCCCATGAACACCTTCGCGATCCTCTCGGTGGGGACAATGGGAAGATAGCTGGAGACCTTGTACCCTTTCTCTGCTGTGTTGCGCACCGTCTCGTTGTACTTCTCGGTACAGTAGGCCGCGGTCGGCACGACGACTTGAGCTACGTGAGGGAAGAGAGGGAGCTGGTTAAGCTTGCGCCAGGCCGACACGGCGCACTTCTCCACCTTCGGCTCGTACTTAGAGTACAGATCCTTAGCGGTGGGTTCACACTTGGTGTACACAGACTTTGCGATTCCCGAGGCGGTGTCGACCACGCCAGCCCGTTTGACTTCATGAGCCATGGCTTGAGCTGCCCCAGGAGCCTGCTGAGCCGCCGACATGGCCTGGGAGGAAACTTGTTTGACAACGGGTGGTACACGGCTGTCGATCTTGATCACTGACTCATCAATCTGCAACATAAGAATACCTCCACTGAGCACAACGAATTTCATGAACTGATGATCGTAAAGAAGGCCTGATACTGTCAATGGAACTTCTTGTGTCAAGAACAAACTTGCAGCATTACAGCTAAAAAAATGTCCTACCCATTTTGCAGAATCAATAAAAGAGAAACAAACCTTGCGGTCAACAAATTTGAGGACCTCGATCGGGACATCATGGAACTTATCGTAAACGGGTCCGACCACAGTCTTGACCGTTCCCTCAACGGTCTCCACACCAGGCTTCAATGGACCCGACCGCTCCTTGGCATAAGCGTAGACATTCAAGAAGCACAGCGCAGCGTGAACTGCAGCTACTTGCACAAACTCCAGGTACTTCAGCCTCTGCTCCTCTTCCTTGGACTGTGGAAAAAAATGCACAACGTCGATTTTAGAATGCTAACGCAAAATAATGCCGCTAGAATTGTCAAAGACAGTCACCGATTTCAGCCAGCAAACAAAGATACGAATTGGAAGCGAGTTTCCTTATATTCTTGAACCGAAAAGTTTCTAAAACGTTCCAACGCAAACACCCCTTTCACTTCGGATAAATTCGCGAGAAGACCTCCGTCGTCGCTGAATAAGAGCGCAGAGTTACTTGCTTGGCAAACATCCCAGGTCAAGTCGTGGTGTTTTGAGACATCTCCGTAGTTTGCTAATAAAGACATTGGTCCTCGATTACCGCTAAATGCAATAGAAAACACTCGATCCAACGTCCATATTCGACAAGAAAAACGAAGAACATCGCAAATTATCTCCAGATACCCAAAATCATCCGCCAAAGGAATCGTTCCCAACCGCCTTATAAATTAAGAATCAGAATCGAAAACCTAGAAACTCAACGCAGAGCGCCGTATTATTTAATCTCAACCTCAAACCAAAATCTCATAAACGAAAAAACAGAGCCAATCATCTGCGAACAGAAAGGAAACCCTAAAACTCCAAGATCAACCTCAAAACCGACGCCAAATTTTCActatgaagggaagaaaaggagAACCCGAGGACGAAAACTCACCATCTCGCGCTGCGTCTTGAGATCACTTTCCGCCATGGGTGAAACCTGACGTCGACGCAATCGATGTTCGCACGATGCAGATGGGATTTCGCCGAGCAGGATGGAATAAGACTCGACGCGACGTGCAAAAGACTATATCGAGTTGGATGAAAGCTTCAAAATAGGAGCGCCCTATTTATAGGCGAGGACGAATCTGGAATCTAAATCTAGGTCGCCGTGTGGGAACGGACGGCTGTGGTTGGACAGCCCCCGGTTACAGGCAAAACCGCGTCGCCCAGAGCTTGACGGTGACGTCGTCGGGCGTTGACGCCATCTTTCGGGGGGTTGAGCCGTTGACACCTTAACCGTTACGTTTCACCGTCCAATTAAGACCCAGCCGGGGGCAAGGAAATGACGTCATCGGGGGACGTTCTTCAATAAGTCGTCGCCGTTAGATGGAAACACGGGGGAAAGGGGAACGGATGGTTCTAGAAGGGATGAGCGAGAGGGAGGTCGCCGGATGCTGCCACGTGGCACCGAGAAGGCGACAAACTTGTCTCCTCCAATTGAGGACCCGTGCGTGCACGAGATTTCGCGCCAAGGATCCGGAGCCCTCTAACATTGTCAGAgtgacattgatcaaatcggACCATTCAAATTAAAATGAACGGTTTGAATTAATCAATGCCacttctttaaaatttttaaaaattcccgtctaaaatttttccttggatcaaatcaggccgtccattttgatttggacggctcgatttgatcaatgtcaccTCTAACATTGAATTTGCAATGTTAGGGAATCCATTTCCTCGGAGCAATCACGTGGTCCCGCCGCACCATGGCCTATTCTATCATAAAGTGCCCAAAATTAGTTAGTtaatcttcatttatttttcttcattggcACGTACGAGGTACATGTTTCTGACgaatcaaaatatattttcaattcattttttttaaaatccctTTACTCTtaatcgccaaaaaaaaaaattgggtcgagatcgccaaaaattttaaaaatataaaaaatgagataataataaattaactaaaatactggcaatggaaaaaataaataaaaataataatttaaaatagtATGAAAATTGTTAACATTTGATAAACATAGCCACGTTGATAGAAGTAAAGAAATTATTGTAAGAAAGAGAACGAAAACAATTAGATAAGGGAAAAAGACTCGACGAAAAAGATGGAAACGATAAAATTGGTTACTCAACTATGTATGTTTAAAGGGTTGATTAAACGTAAAAGACGATTGACCggcaaaaaatattcaatacataAGAGGAAATGGTTATCCAAAATCTATGGTGATTTCCTAAAATATCTTTAATTGATACCATTGAAAAGTATGTAATGAGTGACCAGCTTTTGTTATTTGACCTTCCTACTGCTGaggtatttttcttgttctctta
The genomic region above belongs to Rhodamnia argentea isolate NSW1041297 chromosome 6, ASM2092103v1, whole genome shotgun sequence and contains:
- the LOC115751205 gene encoding uncharacterized protein LOC115751205, which codes for MVSKTSLSLRLTFLLSLSLSASYSTCSHSFLSLRSSSSPSSSPSSPIPKATPSDLLSLLGPATAHSSSSVNPVIAGRLRSCFRFLVPFSPRTTSKCSSVNRKLIVGDGVQGRRAECERRRDEDRLIWWPPEPVLELARLAVDSGGDVGAIHRAIDPTPIAVPDVEGSKEDRCELTRAPYGRRFISEELNAYLKFLFELIESRGSAVGLDVTLSRYDFFHGHLFLANDTGRLGILFHAKEYPSYDKEVFPYYMGYCQTGSNVTYDDSMNLRNILWLAPLPSSSTNSWVSPGVLVVLDARPDGIIYQDLIPEYVQFARTLYEDDLGDVAVDVNYLNVGGLKPNYQIFIC
- the LOC115751208 gene encoding tafazzin, producing the protein MGVQWFERGDLWKSKARSLQLRLRDRFRVVAVDKHRRGRALLTDGYFSSTVQRWLQTFRDFRRDSLPSSSSFYRKRVSEEFNAEGDSIALRMVRAVAVPVLGNMCHVFMHGLNRVQVYGVEKLHDALLHRPKNKPLLTVSNHVASVDDPFVIASLLPPSVLLDAHNLRWTLCATDRCFSNPVTSAFFQSVKVLPVSRGEGIYQKGMDMAISKLNSGGWVHIFPEGSRSRDGGRTIGSVKRGVGRLILDADSIPMVVPFVHTGMQDIMPIGANFPRIGKTVIVLIGDPIHFDDLLNMEGLKHVSRGKLYDAMASRIGHRLQELKILVDKLALEQSLQLCTHSMQDSPRVAGVVQQVDWESLGIEADAYSKLHPSTQTPHIRPEEHLSGPKDTAGTDRYFRMGFSYEGGAFMSRMRGYMDPLELMGFAAKGLFVNGYRPKEKPEDARVLGALKAWKQYMEANVSRNWNTC
- the LOC115751206 gene encoding REF/SRPP-like protein At3g05500, translating into MAESDLKTQREMSKEEEQRLKYLEFVQVAAVHAALCFLNVYAYAKERSGPLKPGVETVEGTVKTVVGPVYDKFHDVPIEVLKFVDRKIDESVIKIDSRVPPVVKQVSSQAMSAAQQAPGAAQAMAHEVKRAGVVDTASGIAKSVYTKCEPTAKDLYSKYEPKVEKCAVSAWRKLNQLPLFPHVAQVVVPTAAYCTEKYNETVRNTAEKGYKVSSYLPIVPTERIAKVFMGGAPETEPLLSAGGEAGVAAH